The genomic region AGCTGCCAACCAACATCCACCTTCTTCCGTCCTTACTACCCAATGCCCCCACTTTACACACTTTAATTACACAATTATCTAAATCTGAGTGAATCATAGCTAAAGTGGCCGGAGATATAGATGGTTTGCGTAAGTGAGGACCCAAATTAAAGTTAGTGATGATGGAGTGGTTGATCGGGTTGGGTTAAGAAGACGGTAGGGTGTGGGGATGTGTGTATATTGCCAAGAATGAAACGTTATTGGTAAGAGCAGTATATGTTGCTGGCGAGAATCGAAATTAAAACAATGGTTGATGAGGGTGCTAATATGACAAGGCCGGGCAAGGTATGCAAAAATTAACTTGGTGGTGGTGTGACTGAGATTAGGCAAAAATTCTTGTTTACAACCGTTGTATCTAACTTGTAAACGAGAATAATTTTTAATGAGAGTGTAAAATCATTCACATTAATACTTTTTGGGGGGTTAGTGGTGTATAACACCCCGTCATTATTTGTAACTTACAACCGTTGTAAGAAAATTACTAATACAGATATTGTGATCCTTAAAATGAAAAGTTAGTTACTACAttgttttatatatttttggtgTAAACCTGCATTGCACAAGAATTAGTACTAAAAGCCTAAAAATATGGATTGATCCTTTAAGAAACAAAATTACTAAACAAATATACATAACGAGCTCATTATTTTGTGGTGGAGTCACCATTTAAAATTAGGCGAGGTGGATCGGTATCGTTAAAGAGAAACTTTAAAAAAGTTCGAAAATTTGATTATGATTGAAATTTTCACCGGTCAGCACCTAGCCCACCGCAACTGTTGcgtttgtgccttgattctgttagtCGTCGTTCGAACGACTATGCGGTATCCGTATCTGTTATTGTGCTAGGTCTGTCTTGGTCttttattaggtcattctgtattaggtcttagaaaatattatataaactctctaagcctctacctagcagtcataccgtctgaatctgtaatctgaaaactcctcacaaatcaataaaactctccCTTCTACCCTGTGGACgaagctaacacaccgttagtgaaccacgtaaatctatGCGTTTGCGTCTTTATTGTTcttttatttgttctttcttgttTTTGTTATAACATCAACCATACTAGCCCTTCCTTAATTCCACCACTGTTTATTGTTGGGTGATTTCACATACATAACTCAAATCACCATAAGACAGGTTATTTTTCTCACATCAACGCACTATGTCGCGGGTGAGAATCGACGCCCTACCTCACATTTGAAGTAAAACAGCTCTTACCAGTTGAGTTAAGTCATGTTCTAACAATCACAACAAGATAGTATGCCACCAACAAAATTGTGATAATTAATCACACTTCAATAATCATGTACTCTATACTTTGTGGCGGATTTAGTTGGGATTTAGCAGGGACGCTCGCTCTCGCTGATCAAGGAAAAATTCGaaagttttagttaaaattttcgaaattttttcaaaTTTACGTTATCCCATTACTTATCGCCCCCGCTGAAATTTTCGCTTCATAACCGTAAATCTTGGCTCCGTCACTATTTATGCTCGTATTTGAATTGATATATACAGTAATATAAAGGCTACCAATAAAGTATTAACACGATTGATATGCCATGTGCCAAAGAAAATAAAGAAAGGGCAAGAAAATATACAAGAAAGTAAAGAAGCTATGACCTTTATTGAATATAGCGTTGGAGAAGCATGAATCATAAAAACTAAACCTCTCACTAACACATTCATTCAATATACTTACTATAATAACTAGCAAGAACGAAAAGACAAAGCATGATTAACGTAATGacgatgatgctgatgatgattACTACTATTATGTTGTTGATGAGCAGGATGAATAGTTGAGTTACTTTCCCTCTCAATTCGCCATCGAAGATCAAGAAAATCATCAATGGAACAAGGCAGCTTCAGCGGTCCGTCGACATGGTACCCGTAAACTTCACGAGCTCTATCCAACAGATTCATAAACAAAGGATGATATATCAAATTTATTGGTATCTCTAATCTTTGACCGTTTTCACCTTCGTCTTCTAACCCTACTTGTACCACCATCCATCCTTTCTTTACCTTCatctttctttgttttttggaatttgttgttgaatttttttttttgtgacttTTTTGCAAATTTTTTTGGAAGAGAGATGTGATGAATTATGAGGGAAGAGTAAGAAGTGGTTGTATATATATAGTAGGAGTTGATGGGAGAAATTATAGGTGTGCTGAGATTCTTGGAAAAGTCGGCTTCGTACGTGTGTGTGTAATGTGTGTACGGATTTATTTCGAATCGTGGATCTTTTTTCAAAGTCTTGGGTACGTGTATGTAGAACTGTTTTCGGGTTGGGTTTGGGTAGGGCCGGGCCGGGTTCACTTGGCTAGGCCCTGAACCTGCCAGGGGAGAGGCGGGTCTTGCCGGGCTGGGAGTATGTTTGACCTGGGACCAATAGCGAATTTAGAAGAATTTCTTTCTGGGCTCCTGATTAATATTTAAAATCTATACACACATAAAAAAGTTGTAAAATTAATTTTTTAGCCTGTAAATTTCGGGTTAGGTTAAACCGACGATTTATTCAAGTAATTTCCAAGGATCATACCCAATTACCAATTATCAAACGATTAAATTTGGTCGTGTCTACGTTGATTAAGATGTGAATGTGAAAGATAGAGTGAGATTACGTTATACGTAATTAACTCTAGTATTGGTGTCAGGCTTCGCCCGGactacctttacttaccactaattttttttcattaaataaaaatacttaaagttgcataacc from Silene latifolia isolate original U9 population chromosome 3, ASM4854445v1, whole genome shotgun sequence harbors:
- the LOC141648834 gene encoding auxin-induced protein X10A-like gives rise to the protein MKVKKGWMVVQVGLEDEGENGQRLEIPINLIYHPLFMNLLDRAREVYGYHVDGPLKLPCSIDDFLDLRWRIERESNSTIHPAHQQHNSSNHHQHHRHYVNHALSFRSC